atattcagctgtatgtcagtatgtagtgtctgtactttaaagagtcctcttctgctgatgttcagctgtatatcagtatgaagcgtctctactttaaagagtcctctcctgctgatgttcagctgtatatcagtatgtagcgtctctactttaaagagtcctcttctgctgatgttcagctgtatatcagtatgtagcgtctctactttaaagagtcctctcctgctgatgttcaggtgtatatcagtatgtagcgtctctactttaaagagtcctctcctgctaatattcagtatgtagcgtctctactttaaagagtcctctcctgctgatgttcaggtgtatatcagtatgtagcatctctactttaaagagtcctctcctgctgatgttcaggtgtatatcagtatgtagcgtctttatttaaaagagtcctctcctgctgatgttcagctgtatatcagtatgtagtgtctctactttaaagagtcctctcctgctgatgtccaggtgtatatcagtatgtagtgtctctactttaaagagtcctctcctgctgatgttcagctgtatatcagtatgtagtgtccctactttaaagagtcctttcctgctgaagttcagctgtatatcagtaagTAGcgtccctactttaaagagtcctctcctgctgatgttcagctgtatatcagtaagTAGcgtccctactttaaagagtcctctcctgctgatgttcagctgtatatcagtatgtagtgcctgTACTGTGTCTCTACAACTagtgtttcatttgtattaagAGGACACTTTGTGTAAAGAAAGAGTGCGAGATGTTAAAGTCTCACACCAAGAAGAATATTAAATCAAGCACAAACTAGTCAAGGGCACAAATTACTCAtttaagaacacattttttaaatcagaagaACTCAACCACACTGGGCTCTGTactaaatacagaaacaaatatcATGTCATTAAATACATTCTCTATCATTGTCCGAACCTCTCACATCAGCTAATGGTTTGTCTCAGGAATATAAGGAGAGGCTCTCTTTTGCAAATGACAGAGATGTTGAAAGGAATAAAATATATCTAGTCTCTGATTTGATGATAGAGGGGTGATGTGTGTCTTACATGCAGGCATGATGGACACCTCAGCAGTCACGATGCTCTTCACTCCAAGGTTGGACAGCGCTCCTCTCACCAGTCCACAGCTGAAGGCCAGATACTGCAGAGACACAtcagtcactcacacacacaaactgctgtGAGCTTCAAACACAGCAGCTAACAACGAATCAGATGAAGCATAAAGATGTTAAAGGTCTAACTGAACTTGATTTACTTTAACTGTAGAACAGACATCCAGAAaggtgtgtgaatgggtgactGCTGGCTTGTCTTGTAAAGCTCTTTGAGGTCAGATTAGAAATAcactatttaaatattcatttaacattcatttacagGACTCGATACACAACCTTTAAGGagaaatatataattaatagaCAAAAACCttataaaaaatgaacagtGATTTGACGGCAGATACTACAATATTTAGATTGGGGAGATGAAGACGTGAACGCTTGCAGCTCAGCAGTTTAACTAGCAGTCAGTGACCAAGCTGAACAGATAACCATTACCCTGCAGATACTGTTACAACTGGCCCACCGACACCAGTTCTGATCCCTGCGTGTACAGCCGTGTAACGCACCTTGGGGGCCTGTTCCAGATACTGTTTCCCAGCCGACAGCTGACTCAGCAATCGGAACTTGTTGTCCTGGAGAACATAGATGCCCTGAAACACACGAGCGCAGCATCAGCACTGACACACTGATAccataatatttttattgtcagatcaagtctgacattttccctgcatcacagcagctccatttgcaacatcaacaagcaCAGACATTAAGacaagaaacagagagagcCATTTAACTAAACATCACGATCACAGAGCATGCTCAGGACCCTCTGACGTACATTAGGTCGGGGATTTAGCTCTGTGTTTGATCTGAGGATGGACCGGTGCACAAAGCAGTGCTTCAGTCTGCAGTTTGGACTTTGACAGCAGATAAACACTAATATTGCAGTGCAGTAGAACAATGCAAAGATATTAAAACTTATATTCAGTGTGGTATAAACGTGGGTTGCGGTCCATTCTGCTGATGTTGTGAATAATGACCCACCATGTATTGACAGAGCTCAGTGTTACCTGGTGATTGGTTCGGAGGTTGTCAATTTGCTTCTTGAACACACATGTCCAGAAGTCCTTACAGACGAACTTCATGATGTCCAGCTCGTCTTTGAACCTTGCCGTGTCTTTGGTTAGTCtagagaaaaaggaaagctgtTCAGAGTCCGAAAACCTGCACTTCATACTGATGCTTCTAGAATAAGACCCCCTGCTTGAGTCTGATTCTCAGCCTCGTCAAAGTAAGTCATCATGCACTAAAGTAAGCTGTGACATTTGTTACAATGCATCAATTCATAACTTATCTGTGCacatagaaatgtaaaataacaatcaataCAGCCTGCACTCTCACAATACTCTACAGATATTGGAGACCAAGGTTACAACTTGGAAAAAAAGATTTAACTATGATTAAGGGCTTATAAGAATTGATCTGTAAAGGGGGGGGTGGTTaagtcacacacaaaaatgcagcacaaaatatttaaaatattattatggTATATATAAAATCATCCAACATCATATTTAAGTGACTAAAACCAGAACATAAAATTAAGTGGTAGCTAATTTTTGATTAGTAATATTTCATTGTTCCAGCTTCATAAATGTTTATTAGTACTTAGAGTACTACTCTAGAAGAAGAATCTGAATACTGTAcgtacacacacccacacacacccacacacacacagttagatataacaatatattgaaacggaacattaaaagataattcactgtttctggacggatcatatttgtccaattccggtagtattaccggatgttgtttttagactcagatagcatatagctaatattgtattgtatatatgagtagagggagaaggacgcgttgagttacatactaaacacaccgcctctgcctctcactcattgatgctgcaatgatactattgcgtgtttagtAACTGATcaacctcagaaggattgcataatagaatatcgaAGGggagagcttcaggacatcaataacaagatggcgacggtgacgtcatgagcggacccgcccccgacgacgtcagcctatatAAGAATCCGGaaaaccccatgtgacaagcggccaacaggatccagcccccgctaccaaccaatgagagcacgagaccggagcacatcttattttgaagttgtttattttatggtcggaaagggatggttctataaaacatgttggtattgtgaaatcgatctctcttttgtccggaccgccagacagtaactacagatgagctccactcattcagcggcctgtggacgcgtgtaccgggctattgagccacagctgtgaaacttttggaAAAcatactgctgcatccttttattaaacactccttgTAACacttataagaggagcttcacttcgttttcttttaaatccactcctgggcttcgaataaaagaacatttcctacaacacacacacacacacacacacacacacacacacacacacacacacacacacacacacacacacacacacacacacacacacacacacacacacacacacacacacacacacacacctggttaCCTCTCTATCAGCCCCTGGCCCACTCTGAAGCCCATGCTCTCCAGGGTGGAGATGTTCCTGCCATGTTCCTGGGGGGACAGAGTGGGGGCGTGAGATGATTGCAGCTCTGATCACAGAACACTCGGTCCCTCTCTTACCGTGTCCCCGCTGTCAGCTGACTTGTAGATGTACTGAATCACTTCGTTATGTAGAAACTGGAAAGGAGCTTCGTCTGCCATTGTTCCTCCTCTTAAGTGTGTGGTTCCTTACACTGAGCCCGACATCACTGCAGAACAGACACTAACAGACATGGAGTTACGATCTGATTCAACACTAACAGTGATcgctctctgctgcttccttgTTGATCATTCAGCAGGGTGGGCAGACAGAGCGCCATCCCGCCCCCTACTGCCCCGGAGCGCTGCTGCTGGGCGCACTACCGCCGTCTACTGGACTGGAGTGTGGAGCGGTACACTGCAGTGTTCTCAAGTAacttagtacttttactcaagttgttgtactgaagtacaatttgGAGATACTTGTACCTTACTttagtatttaaatgtgctgctatttctaccccactacagttcagaggtaaatggtgtacttttactccacgTATTAAATCCCGTTAgctactttacagatctggattaatgatggtaaatataatcagcccttaaatcagactttagttcacctggagtaaatccagcagctaccatgcagtatacaaagccattcaaactagctgcacctttaccagctctgagaacactttaatgatcaataattataaaattacgagtacttatacttttactcaagtacaagagctgagtagATCGGCAggaataaaaaagcaaaaaacactAAATCCTCTCTATAATTCTGGTTGCttttaagaaaacattgttttattaacatGCTGAATTGCCACGGTTGAGTTTTTCATCAGCTAACCCTGAAACCAACACTATTCTCTGGTTTTCATCCTGTATTTGTAGCAGTCTATGAATACATGTTTCAGGTTTATTGCAGACAGTACACAGTCCAGTGGGGTCCCTGCCAATTCAGTGGAGTGTTTGGTTTAGTCCTGTATGTCCTGTTCTTAAACGTGTAATGACACTCTCCCCCCACACCAGTGAACCTCCAGGGAGCGGACATAGAGATtatacctgggtgttcatctgaacaataaactggactggactgatcactgtgctgctctctacaagaagggacagagcagactctttctgctgaggagacggaggtcttttggggtgcagggggcactcctgCAGACCTTCTCTGACTCTatggtggcatcagccatctcccatggtgtggcctgctggggcaGCAGCATCTCGACAGCTGACAGGAAGAGTCTGAACAGACTGACAGGCCAGCTCTGTTttggggagtcctctggactctgtggaggtggtgggggacAGGACAGTGATGTCAAAGCTGTCATAACaactgtacatttcccctctgtgggacgaataatGGTATTGTGATTCTGATTCACTTTACTCAATGGTATTTGGGATGTCTGTTGACTGTAGTTTTAGTAATTGTTTGGCTAATTTGTCTACCTCCTCATTCCCTTCCTCAGCAACGTGAGCAGGAACCCAACAGAAGGAGATTTCAAATCATCTATCATTCAACCCAACTATAGTATCCAATCTACTGTACATTAtattaagaaaaatgtacaaacgAAAGTTATTTCGTTATTAATTCAATTTTAAAGGTCAACCATCACCTATTTTGTAATTTTCCAGTCCTTGTTATTAGCGTCATGATATCGCCTCACACATACGTACTGACTGTGCAGGTAAGTGTTCCAATGGGTCAGATATACCAAAAGATGAAATGTTTCTTTCCTGGTAATTCAACAATGGGTCCTCAAAATACATGCCCCGCCACACATCTGCCTAACATATATCACCAGTTAATTGGACACAAGTAGATTTCACACACAGGTATAGTTAGCCAGCACACAGAGGTCTGCTGGGGAGCAATCACAGGTTCAAATTTCAAGTTGATGTGTCCTTACCCCAACAGCCTGACTTTTTGATAATTGATGGGCATTGTCTGATAAAGGCACTGGCCCTCATATGAGAATTACCTTAGTACCATGATCGCACCTGTTCACATCCATTTATTAGTGAGACAACAGTAGTTGATGCAGTAAGGAACAGGGAAAGTTGCAGCATCAGGTAGCACCAACAGTATATGTTTTGTTACTGattgaaaaatggaaagtaaacttataaaataaaaaaattatacAAATTGAAAGATGATGGCAGTAAGAGGAATCCAGTCTCACCTTTAGACCAGAGGTGTCGTGGCTGTACCTCTCCAGCCATCTCCCTTGTCAGGGTATATACAGAGATTCTTAAGTTGAATTTACTACCTTTTACTACCTCTTTTACTtccttcaattttttttttactaccagCACGACTTCAAGCTGCAACTGTAGCAGCGTAAAGTGTGAAGTAAAGTGACGCGTAAAGTAATGAAATATCTTTCCAAAACGaattaataacatatttcatcACAATTTAACAGGGTAATTATAACTTCCACCACTGGACACAAAAactggccaacacacacacacacacacacacacacacacacacacatagagagagagagcgagagactcTGTAGGTGTATgtgagtgtctgtttgtttgagcaAGCTAGTGAGCTACATTTAAGTAAGAAGGAACTCTACCATAGGAGTTGGATTAATCAAGATGACGCAACAGGCCTTGGTCCatagtttttactcaaaatgtcaaaaagtaacaattgcataacaaaaactaatttcaagTGGTTAAATTAGggccttgaaaaaaaagaataaactagataataataaagtgcaactttcactgtaattacaatatcttattaacaaagaaataacTTTAACTTCAACTGGACGCAAAAACTgtccgagagagagagagagagaacttaAACAACAGTTAGCCAGCAGGGTCACAAGTGCCTCAACTGTGTGGCCTTTTCTTCAATCATTTTATCCACTTGGAGAAgtcctgctttttttcccctgtgtcTTCTCcgaaaagtgtttgattttgtgatGAGCTCAGCCATCTTTGTTCCTGCCTTTCCCTCGGCCATCTCTGCATATTTGTCGGCGTCATTTTGGAGTGAATGGCACACACTGTGGAGTACCTGCCGCCGGTTCCGGAGGTCCTCCAGCTCTTTCTTGCTGAATGATGACATCACCTGCAACATTGATACGAAAATTAAGATATATTAATTTCATTAACACATTCCAGTCAACTGCTTCACCATCCATTCGacaaaagtacatacagtacatcgtAGATACACATAATAGTATCTgtagcagtggttctcaacctgGGGGCACGGAGGTCTTGTCTAAATTACAAATTGATACAATTGTGCGTCGGTGACTTGTTTAGCTGAATCTGCTTGCAAGGTGCCAAAACACCTTCTACATCAAACAGATAGAGTAAAATCACATAACTCACAAGAACACTGGATGTGgctatcaaaaaagaaaagaaaagtagaataaTTTGAgtgcttgaaatcatgcattgACATCAAGGTTGGTGGGGGGggacaatattctaacctttGAAAGGGGGGCTCAACTTGCAAAAGGTTGAGAACCCCTGATATAGAGAGCTATGAGAGCATAAAGTTTAATTTTGTAAAAGCAAGACACTTTCACACCTGTCAcagtaaaaaagcagaaaaccacaaaagagATTCCACGCACAAGACCTTAATCAATTTGAATAACTTATCCACTTCTACTGTCcctataaaatatgttcttaCCAGCTGCAATGCCACCTGCCAGCTGCTGCCCCTGGATGAAAGCCTGCACTAATGACTTCATCTGTAGGATGCACCACTCTGGATCCCTGGCCATCCTTGTGGGATCCAAACAGGTGATCTGCCTAACTATGGGGAATTTCAATGGCGATTTCTCCTGCAGTTTCTTTACGATCTTAATCAGACCCTGCAAACACTCTTTTCTGAGGTGGAGTACAGAGAGTTCACCTATCTTTGATCCTGGTTTGCCCAGGAGTGCCTATTAAGGAACATTCATGTCAATGCTTtctttgaaaggaaatgtttacataacttattgtgatgataatattaatactgAACAAATTGTATTTGCTAGTTGATTTGTGCAAGCATCATAATTCACAAATTCACCccgcaaaacaaataaacaacaataaaattacCTTGATGGCAGATTCAGCCCCCAAGCCTATATCTACCCTTTTGAGGGAGACCCAGTTCTTCTCCTCAGAGATGTCCAATTTAATCAGCTGCAGGGGGGTTTGGTCCTGTAGGAGTTCCCTTTTGATGAACCGCCGCAGTAAACTCTGatgatgacaacaacaacaagaagataGTTACCCAGACATTCATATACATTAATATAGGTTTACATTCAAATTAATGAATCAAAATCTTTACAGTGATACTTACCAACAGGAGCTCAGTTAAATCTTCTGCCAAAAAAGGCAACACTGGCTCGTCTGTTTGGTACTTCTTGAGAAATGGGTTAAAACTTCTCGCAATGGCGAGGAAGAATTGAAGCTTTGGGATTAAGAGTGGATCCCCTTGTGCTGCCAGGATGGCATCATGAGAGGCCGTGTTTGGTTTTGTGACCTTCTTATCCTCAACAGCATTGACAAACTTCTGAATCATGGTCCAAACTTCCAGGACTCTCTCTGCAACCGGCACATTTTCCACCCATCTGTGGccgcagaaagagaggggaaagcaGGACGACCCGGTGATGTTGGTGTAGTCCTCTCTCCGGGCAGGAACGTTGTGGAAGAGGTAATGGAGAGCGCGCAGGAGTTTGTCAATTTGCCAGCCTGTAAAGCCTGCCTTCATGGCATTGTGGAGGGTATGGAGTCCACAGCTCCCAACCATCAGGACTTGAGCACCTCCATGCAGCTCAGCATGTTCCTTTTGAAGGAGATCCAGGAGTTTGAAATTTACATTTGGGCCATCCATTCCTACTGAGAGAAGCTGCCTCATGTTGAGTTTTGCAACACATTCCTGTGAATTGTCACACAGAATGTATTGCTTAAGTAAACCACATTCAATACACATCAGAAGgtaatactgtatatgcttcaaatcaaacatttagctttattatcctaaagtaaaacatgagtCAGGTCTTGGGATACATTTCACAGTGATAGATATTAGGCCTATGCAGAGGTTGCGCTAGACTTTTTCattgtccgtcattttgacgggcagggtcgtaaaaaatctgtcattgtccattattatctgtcattgtattttaacttttaaatggttatattaggcctaagccataatgcttatatttaatagcctcaattgttttttattgacttattgtcataaaaaaaataattcacagaacaagcgtgttttaataataattatttattatgcatttcttttctgacgatcagaactttttcagctgtgaaaagCGGCTGTGCCTTAGAACGATGCGCTATTTTAGCCGAACGAAGTCAAttatagtgaaaatacaaacagctcaagCAGCTCAAACTTTCCTTCTTGGCCGCATGGATTTGAACAGTGCGCTTGCCTGCGtgtaatcaaaagtgtcaatggattctgctgccgaggcgattgacattaaatgctgcGCCTTTGCCTCCGACAGACGACTTCACGTggcggtttttattttattttgaaggctgaacCCCTGCTCAGCTGCAACACTAGACACTGGGATAACCAGCGCCACCTCAGCCAACGCTCTAAAATCGGGAAACATTTCCCCTAGCGAAGTGATGAGCAGCCGACAGGAGCCCCTGAACGAGGGATTTCCC
The Eleginops maclovinus isolate JMC-PN-2008 ecotype Puerto Natales chromosome 1, JC_Emac_rtc_rv5, whole genome shotgun sequence genome window above contains:
- the trappc6b gene encoding trafficking protein particle complex subunit 6b: MADEAPFQFLHNEVIQYIYKSADSGDTEHGRNISTLESMGFRVGQGLIERLTKDTARFKDELDIMKFVCKDFWTCVFKKQIDNLRTNHQGIYVLQDNKFRLLSQLSAGKQYLEQAPKYLAFSCGLVRGALSNLGVKSIVTAEVSIMPACKFQIMIQKM